The Pleuronectes platessa chromosome 23, fPlePla1.1, whole genome shotgun sequence genome contains a region encoding:
- the corin gene encoding atrial natriuretic peptide-converting enzyme yields MSARRETCARVTFSGGAGSATTPARPPEAGMGGEACPHKLGSTNHLRLLLYILIPTVSLLAALLLLVLALTGIFGGSLLASSPLSSPEPIVDSDPGYNGNSTNPPPTVEVESTTSSLRQHGGGGGEDDDVTHPGKSTPAAAASTAPPSSSPATPTLPFTTPPDWLTSVTALSSAWPISSTATPDTGSCQLIAEPHCHMLPYNQTWMFSSVAVVKSSEVEMLLRFFSYLSRLSCYRHIMLFGCSLALPECIAATDSSHNRQVVLPCASFCEAAREGCEPVLQMFNASWPDFLRCSQFSNVTSTPPPPPPSSSSSSSSSSSSSPSTSAPSPTAGPAPFTCYMPRQTKGKPSVCGGNDHFLCTTGICVPQKLVCNGYNDCDDWSDETHCVCTEGEFRCNTGRCLSPALVCDGYDDCGDMSDELDCVCDLAREHRCGDGRCVSRDWLCDGDHDCLDKSDELNCSCKSQGLLECKNGQCIPSAFRCDGEDDCKDGSDEEHCSKEQTQGVCVPGQPSCISTPCPSGCVGGSTSCDLRNNNCTHCEPISLELCMNLPYNLTSFPNYLGHLSQRESSVSWESSLFPALVQTGCYQYLMFYACTLLVPKCDPVSRQKVPPCRSLCRNAKEKCESVLGIVGLQWPEDSDCSQFPEEGGNATCLLPEAGVHECSPSHFKCRSGRCVLASKRCDGHLDCDDHSDEDNCGCSERALWECPGSNVCIKASMICDGFPDCPLLVDEANCSVCRDNELSCNNHQCVHRTLWCDGKRHCSDSSDEWDCVSLSDRSGSVLTVFRTAAEYQVCADEWNHELSKLTCDQLGLGVPSSVSMVAEPPGVPGRRRWLHVHPEWNLRNSSSLQARLEKRSHTCHSRRRVSVFCDREECGVRPTVGLYPHRKKRILGGRVARRGAWPWQCSLQSGQSGHVCGCVLIGRRWALTVAHCFEGRESADLWKVVLGLNNLDHPGVHSQSRGVRSIIVHPRYNRAVVDYDISVVQLDSEVEETAFVRPACLPQPGQLPSPDSYCYISGWGHMGNRMPFKLQEGEVRIISLSQCQSYFDMKTITPRMLCAGYEAGTVDSCMGDSGGPLVCAEEAGRWTLFGLTSWGSVCFSKVLGPGVYSNVTHFTPWIQQQIYIHTYLTD; encoded by the exons atgTCCGCGCGGCGGGAGACCTGCGCGCGTGTCACCTTCAGCGGAGGAGCGGGAAGTGCAacg ACGCCGGCTCGACCACCTGAGGCAGGGATGGGCGGGGAGGCGTGTCCTCACAAGCTTGGATCCACCAATCACCTCCGACTCCTGCTCTACATCCTGATTCCCACTGTGAGCCTGCTGGccgccctgctgctgctcgtcCTAGCCCTCACtg GGATATTTGGCGGCAGCCTCTTGGCCTCCAGCCCCCTCTCGTCCCCCGAGCCCATCGTTGACAGCGACCCCGGCTACAACGGCAACagcacaaaccccccccccaccgttgAGGTGGAGAGCACCACCTCCTCGCTGAGACAACATGGCGGCGGTGGCGGCGAAGATGATGACGTCACGCACCCCGGCAAGAGCACACCTGCTGCGGCTGCCAGCACTGCCCCGCCTTCCTCATCTCCGGCCACGCCCACTCTGCCCTTCACAACgcctcctgattggctgaccTCTGTGACAGCACTAAGCTCTGCATGGCCCATTAGCTCCACCGCGACACCTGACACAG gcaGCTGTCagctgatcgcggagccgcaTTGCCACATGCTGCCCTACAATCAAACATGGATGTTCTCCTCCGTGGCCGTGGTGAAGAGCTCGGAGGTGGAAATGCTGCTAAG GTTCTTCAGCTACCTCAGCCGACTCTCCTGCTACAGACACATCATGCTGTTCGGCTGCTCGCTGGCGCTGCCCGAGTGCATCGCCGCCACCGACAGCTCGCACAACAG acaGGTGGTGCTGCCCTGTGCGTCGTTCTGCGAGGCGGCGAGGGAAGGCTGTGAACCGGTCCTCCAGATGTTCAACGCCTCCTGGCCCGACTTCCTGCGCTGCTCTCAGTTTAGCAATGTCACCTCCACgccaccgccaccaccaccatcatcatcatcatcatcatcatcatcatcatcatcctcaccgTCAACGTCCGCGCCCTCACCGACAGCAGGCCCCGCCCCTTTCACCTGCTACATGCCGCGACAGACCAAAGGGAAACCAT CTGTGTGCGGCGGGAATGACCACTTCCTTTGTACGACGGGAATTTGCGTCCCCCAGAAACTGGTGTGTAACGGCTACAACGACTGTGACGACTGGAGCGACGAAACACACTGcg tgtgCACAGAGGGAGAGTTCCGCTGTAACACTGGTCGGTGTCTCTCGCCCGCTCTGGTGTGCGACGGTTATGACGACTGTGGAGACATGAGCGACGAACTCGACTGTG TGTGTGACCTGGCTCGTGAGCATCGTTGTGGTGACGGTCGTTGTGTGTCCAGAGACTGGTTGTGTGACGGAGACCACGACTGTCTGGACAAGTCCGACGAGCTCAACTGCT cctgTAAGAGTCAGGGTCTGCTGGAGTGTAAGAACGGTCAGTGTATTCCGTCTGCGTTTCGTTGTGACGGAGAGGACGACTGTAAAGACGGCAGCGACGAGGAGCACTGCAGCAAAGagcaga ctcagggtgtgtgtgttcctggtcAGCCCAGCTGTATCTCCACTCCCTGTCCGTCTGGGTGTGTGGGGGGCAGCACCAGCTGTGACCTCCGAAACAACAACTGCA CTCACTGTGAGCCCATCAGCCTGGAGCTGTGCATGAACCTGCCCTACAACCTGACCAGTTTCCCAAACTACCTGGGTCACCTGTCGCAGAGAGAGAGCTCCGTGTCCTGGGAGTCCTCGCTGTTCCCCGCCCTCGTCCAGACCGGCTGTTACCAGTACCTCATGTTCTACGCCTGCACGCTGCTCGTGCCCAAGTGCGACCCCGTCAGCCGGCAGAAGGTCCCGCCCTGCAG GTCGTTGTGTCGTAACGCAAAGGAAAAGTGTGAGTCGGTGCTTGGCATTGTGGGTCTGCAGTGGCCCGAGGACTCGGACTGTAGCCAGTTtccagaggagggaggaaacgCCACCTGCCTGCTGCCGGAGGCCGGCGTCCACG AGTGCTCCCCCAGTCACTTCAAGTGTCGGTCCGGTCGCTGCGTGTTGGCGTCCAAACGCTGCGACGGACACCTGGACTGTGATGACCACAGTGACGAGGACAACTGTG GCTGCTCAGAGCGTGCTCTGTGGGAGTGTCCCGGCAGCAACGTGTGCATTAAAGCCAGTATGATATGTGATGGCTTCCCagactgccccctgctggtggacGAGGCCAACTGCT CTGTGTGCAGAGACAACGAGCTGTCCTGTAACAACCATCAGTGTGTCCATCGCACACTGTGGTGCGACGGAAAGAGACACTGCTCAGACAGCTCAGACGAATGGGACTGTg TGTCTCTGTCCGATCGATCAGGTTCAGTATTGACCGTGTTCAGGACGGCAGCAGAGTATCAGGTCTGTGCAGACGAGTGGAACCACGAGCTGAGCAAACTGACCTGTGACCAGCTGGGACTAGG GGTTCCCTCCTCTGTGTCCATGGTGGCGGAGCCGCCTGGAGTCCCGGGTCGCCGGCGCTGGTTACACGTCCATCCTGAGTGGAACCTGAGGAACAGTTCTTCTCTGCAGGCCCGACTGGAGAAGAGAAG tCATACGTGTCATTCCAGGAGGAgagtttctgtgttttgtgaCAGAGAAG agtgtggGGTTCGACCAACGGTGGGCCTCTACCCccacaggaagaagaggatCCTGGGAGGACGGGTTGCCCGGCGGGGGGCGTGGCCCTGGCAGTGCTCGCTGCAGAGCGGGCAGAGTGGACACGTGTGCGGCTGCGTCCTCATTGGCCGGCGGTGGGCTCTGACCGTCGCACACTGCTTCGAGGG GAGGGAGAGCGCCGACCTGTGGAAGGTCGTCCTGGGCCTCAACAACCTGGACCATCCGGGCGTCCACAGCCAGAGCCGCGGGGTGCGCTCCATCATCGTACACCCGCGCTACAACCGGGCGGTGGTCGACTACGACATCAGCGTGGTGCAGCTggactctgag GTGGAGGAGACGGCGTTTGTCCGGCCGGCGTGTCTGCCTCAGCCCGGGCAGCTGCCGTCACCGGACTCCTACTGTTACATCTCCGGCTGGGGTCACATGGGCAACAGGA tgcCCTTTAAGCTGCAGGAGGGGGAGGTCCggatcatctctctctctcagtgtcaGTCTTACTTCGACATGAAGACCATCACTCCCAGGATGCTTTGTGCCGGTTACGAAGCCGGAACCGTCGACTCCTGCATG ggggACAGTGGCGGTCCGTTGGTGTGCGCGGAGGAGGCCGGGCGCTGGACGTTGTTCGGCCTGACGTCGTGGGGAAGCGTGTGCTTCAGTAAAGTGCTGGGACCTGGAGTTTACAGCAACGTGACTCACTTCACCCCCTGGATCCAACAACAGATCTACATCCACACATACCTGaccgactga